GATGCTGGAATGCTCGGTGGCGGCGGCGTGCGAGATTCTGCGGATCAGTTGGGACGAGGCCGACGGGATCAAGCAACGGGCGGTGAAGCGGGGCTTGGCGCGGCGCCCAGTGCGCGTGATGAAGCGTTTGTGCGTGGACGAGAAGAGCATCGGGGTTGGCCAGCAGTACATGACCATCGTCGCGGAGGTGGAGGCAGGGAAGTCGGCCCGGGTGGAGTACGTGGGGGAGGGCAGAAGCCGCGAGAGCCTCGATGCGTTCTGGGAGCAACTGAGCCAGGAGCAACGAGCCGGCGTGGAGGCCGTTGCCATGGACATGTGGGACCCCTTTCTGAGGTCGACGCTGACGTGGGTGCCTGGGGCGGCGGAGAAGATCGTGCACGATCAGTTCCACCTGGTGCAGTACATGAACGAGGCCGTCAACGAGGTGCGCAAGGCCGAGCACCGACGGTTGTTCGCGCAGGGCGACCAAAGCCTGACGGGCACCCGCCAGTTATGGCTCTACGGGATGGAGAACGTTCCGGCGAAGTGGGCGCAGCGCTTCGCGGAAGTGAAGGGAACGAGTCTGCAGACCGCCAGGGCATGGGCGATCAAGGAGGTATTCCGCAGCTTCTGGCTCAGCGCCGACGAGGGCGAGGCCCGGTATCGCTTCGACGAATGGTACGGCTGGGCGATACGGAGTCGACTCGGAGCGGTCAAGAAGGTTGCTCGCATGTGTAAGCGGCATCTCCAAAACATACTGACCTTCTTCAAGCACCGGCTGACCAACGGCCCCTTGGAGGGACTCAACAACCGGATCCAGGGACTAATCAAGAAGGCATACGGCTACCGCAACAAGGAAC
The sequence above is a segment of the Verrucomicrobiia bacterium genome. Coding sequences within it:
- a CDS encoding ISL3 family transposase, with product MQDIQLYQQILGLGEPWRVKAVRLNRQAGEVEIEVECTESVWGCPECGERMHVHEWERRRWRHLDSCQYRTILTAEVPRVKCGTHGTQMVKVPWAEKHGRFTALFERLAVDVMLECSVAAACEILRISWDEADGIKQRAVKRGLARRPVRVMKRLCVDEKSIGVGQQYMTIVAEVEAGKSARVEYVGEGRSRESLDAFWEQLSQEQRAGVEAVAMDMWDPFLRSTLTWVPGAAEKIVHDQFHLVQYMNEAVNEVRKAEHRRLFAQGDQSLTGTRQLWLYGMENVPAKWAQRFAEVKGTSLQTARAWAIKEVFRSFWLSADEGEARYRFDEWYGWAIRSRLGAVKKVARMCKRHLQNILTFFKHRLTNGPLEGLNNRIQGLIKKAYGYRNKERFKTDVMFHLGASPLTEIDPGLLTESEPPGGRSVMGDF